In a single window of the Thermovenabulum gondwanense genome:
- the rplU gene encoding 50S ribosomal protein L21: MYAILETGGKQYKVSEGDVIRIEKLSFAEGETVEFDKVLAISKEEGLVVGRPFVENAKVKATVLKHGKGEKIIVFKYKPKKNYRKKKGHRQPFTEVKIEKIEF; this comes from the coding sequence ATGTACGCAATATTAGAGACCGGCGGTAAACAATATAAGGTCAGTGAGGGCGACGTTATTCGTATTGAAAAATTAAGTTTTGCCGAGGGAGAAACGGTAGAATTTGATAAGGTTTTGGCTATTTCAAAGGAAGAAGGACTTGTGGTAGGAAGGCCGTTTGTAGAGAATGCTAAGGTAAAGGCCACCGTATTAAAGCATGGTAAGGGCGAAAAAATAATTGTCTTTAAGTATAAGCCCAAGAAAAATTATAGAAAAAAGAAGGGACATCGCCAGCCTTTTACTG